Proteins encoded by one window of Paenibacillus sp. DCT19:
- a CDS encoding response regulator produces the protein MKLLIIDDEDRTRDMLCNHVEWRKLGIHEVETARNGLAALDLCRSFLPDIVLCDIRMPKMDGIQFAKLLREEDLSCKLLFMSGFSDKEYLMSAIRLNALDYIEKPINLDKVREAVGEAVKSRQHDEKKRLEERQMQNAYDEGLPYLRQEMVRKLIAVPSSLNVQRALESRETFLLPSEGVYTAIVSSIYWRRLQCIEDSRQLQEDLLRRLSMNSTLTSLRCICGFDSRQFLIFILPEAYGSTYREQRSVLEKLYAEVTDIIGNNIRFCMGVGESVKERVKIPDSYRTAMDACSLHYYSDGSRLIFASELGDNQELATDWDLVRRLRNFLQQEDIEAARKLIMNWTKKARLACDLDIIRLKDSYFQFLLVILDVAVQLGFTDTDEDTERRYIWKEIDQVPDLSSMEEYILSFLDLFQLSSEQDGSSAKMREILQYIHKRFHEKGFSIPDIAHHVGLNETYLSSLFKKQRGSTIKEYISSLRVEKAKELLLAKGLKLYEVADMTGFSDANYFTTFFKKYAGCTPSEYRERMAK, from the coding sequence ATGAAGCTGCTGATCATAGATGACGAAGACAGAACCAGGGACATGCTGTGTAATCATGTGGAATGGAGAAAATTAGGTATTCATGAGGTAGAGACTGCACGTAATGGATTGGCTGCTCTAGACTTATGCCGTAGTTTTCTCCCTGATATTGTTCTCTGTGATATCCGGATGCCGAAGATGGATGGCATACAATTTGCTAAATTACTCAGGGAAGAAGATTTATCATGCAAACTGTTGTTCATGAGCGGATTCTCAGATAAAGAGTACTTAATGTCAGCAATTCGTCTGAATGCCCTTGACTATATTGAGAAGCCAATTAATCTGGATAAAGTTCGAGAGGCAGTCGGGGAAGCCGTTAAATCAAGACAACATGATGAGAAAAAAAGGCTTGAGGAACGCCAAATGCAAAACGCCTATGATGAAGGACTCCCTTATCTGAGACAGGAGATGGTTCGTAAGTTAATCGCGGTTCCGAGCTCACTCAATGTACAGAGAGCTCTTGAGAGCAGAGAGACTTTTCTTTTGCCTTCGGAAGGAGTGTACACCGCGATTGTCTCATCCATATACTGGAGGCGGCTTCAGTGTATTGAAGACTCAAGACAGTTACAGGAAGATTTATTACGTAGGCTGAGCATGAATAGCACACTTACTTCACTTCGTTGCATTTGTGGATTCGACTCTAGACAATTTTTGATTTTCATACTACCAGAAGCTTACGGAAGCACCTATAGGGAACAACGTAGCGTGCTGGAAAAACTTTATGCAGAAGTAACCGACATAATAGGCAACAATATACGTTTTTGCATGGGAGTTGGGGAGTCAGTAAAAGAACGAGTAAAGATTCCAGATTCCTACAGAACAGCGATGGATGCGTGTAGCCTTCATTACTATAGCGATGGCAGTCGATTAATTTTTGCCAGTGAACTTGGAGATAACCAAGAATTGGCTACGGATTGGGATTTGGTTCGCCGTTTACGTAACTTTCTGCAACAGGAAGATATTGAAGCTGCCCGCAAATTAATTATGAATTGGACTAAGAAAGCAAGGTTAGCCTGTGATTTGGATATTATTCGGCTCAAGGACTCCTATTTTCAATTTTTACTGGTCATTCTTGATGTTGCTGTACAGTTAGGGTTCACGGATACGGATGAGGATACAGAACGTCGATACATCTGGAAGGAAATTGACCAGGTTCCCGATCTCTCAAGTATGGAGGAGTACATTCTTTCCTTCCTGGATCTGTTCCAGTTATCGTCTGAACAGGACGGTAGTTCCGCCAAGATGCGGGAAATACTGCAATATATACACAAACGTTTTCATGAAAAAGGTTTTTCAATTCCGGATATTGCCCATCATGTAGGTTTAAATGAGACGTATCTCAGTTCCTTATTCAAAAAACAGAGGGGAAGTACAATTAAAGAGTATATCTCTTCCCTGAGAGTGGAGAAAGCCAAAGAACTTCTACTGGCGAAAGGGCTAAAACTGTATGAAGTAGCTGACATGACTGGTTTTTCTGATGCCAATTACTTTACAACCTTCTTCAAGAAATATGCAGGTTGCACGCCCTCGGAGTACAGGGAGAGGATGGCCAAATGA